One Aquisediminimonas profunda genomic region harbors:
- the gcvPA gene encoding aminomethyl-transferring glycine dehydrogenase subunit GcvPA, which produces MRYLPLTPEDRQAMLATIGAASIDDLFVDVPAEARLSGPIANLPGHASEMAVERHFSALARQNMAAGHHPFFLGCGAYKHHIPASVDHLIQRGEFLTAYTPYQPEIAQGTLQMLFEFQTQVARLYGCDVANASMYDGSTACWEAITMAARVTKRTKAILSSGLHPHYVSLAKTMAKFTGDQLMTSAPELSAETDSVQLLAAIDADTSCVVVQYPDILGRIEDLSAIAAKAHEQGALLVAVVTEPVALGTIRSPGEMGADIVVGEGQSIGVGLQFGGPYVGLFACKEKFVRQMPGRLCGETVDAEGKRGFVLTLSTREQHIRREKATSNICTNAGLCALAFSIHMTLLGERGLRDLAALNHAHAVKAAERLEKVPGVSLVNESFFNEFTLKLPKEARPVVRALADRKVLGGVSLGRLYPGNPVLEKGLVVAVTEVVTPEDIEAFAIALEEVLA; this is translated from the coding sequence ATGCGCTACCTTCCTCTGACGCCGGAAGACCGGCAAGCGATGCTCGCAACAATCGGCGCGGCCAGTATCGATGACCTGTTCGTTGATGTCCCGGCCGAAGCCCGTCTCTCTGGCCCGATTGCCAATCTTCCCGGACATGCAAGCGAAATGGCGGTCGAGCGGCACTTCTCGGCGCTGGCGCGGCAGAATATGGCGGCCGGACATCATCCCTTCTTTCTGGGTTGCGGCGCCTACAAGCATCATATCCCTGCAAGTGTCGATCACCTGATCCAGCGCGGCGAGTTCCTGACTGCCTACACGCCCTATCAGCCGGAAATCGCGCAGGGCACGCTGCAGATGCTGTTCGAATTCCAGACCCAGGTTGCGCGGCTTTACGGCTGCGATGTGGCCAATGCCTCGATGTATGACGGCTCGACGGCCTGCTGGGAGGCGATCACCATGGCTGCGCGCGTGACCAAGCGGACGAAGGCAATCCTCTCGTCAGGGCTACATCCCCATTATGTGAGTCTTGCGAAGACAATGGCGAAGTTCACGGGCGACCAGTTGATGACGTCGGCACCCGAGCTTTCGGCAGAGACGGACAGCGTACAATTGCTCGCCGCCATCGACGCGGACACAAGCTGTGTTGTCGTCCAATATCCCGACATTCTCGGCCGTATTGAGGATCTGTCGGCCATTGCCGCCAAGGCGCATGAGCAGGGCGCCTTGCTTGTGGCTGTAGTCACCGAACCGGTGGCCCTTGGCACCATTCGATCGCCCGGTGAAATGGGTGCCGATATCGTGGTCGGCGAAGGCCAGTCGATCGGGGTAGGTCTCCAGTTTGGTGGGCCTTATGTGGGGCTGTTTGCCTGCAAGGAGAAATTCGTTCGCCAGATGCCTGGCCGACTATGCGGCGAAACGGTCGATGCAGAAGGAAAGCGCGGGTTCGTGTTGACGCTTTCCACGCGCGAACAGCATATCCGGCGTGAAAAGGCGACGTCGAACATCTGCACCAATGCCGGACTCTGCGCGTTGGCCTTTTCGATTCATATGACGCTGCTTGGTGAGCGTGGTCTCCGCGACCTGGCGGCGCTCAACCATGCACATGCGGTCAAGGCGGCCGAGCGACTTGAGAAGGTGCCGGGTGTGTCACTCGTCAATGAGAGCTTTTTCAACGAATTCACCTTGAAACTGCCCAAGGAGGCGCGACCGGTTGTTCGCGCGCTGGCGGATCGCAAGGTCCTCGGCGGCGTATCGCTTGGCCGACTGTACCCGGGCAATCCTGTGCTCGAGAAGGGGCTCGTCGTTGCGGTGACCGAAGTGGTGACGCCTGAGGACATAGAGGCTTTTGCCATTGCGCTTGAGGAGGTGCTGGCATGA
- the gcvH gene encoding glycine cleavage system protein GcvH: MTRYFTDEHEWIDVDGTSATVGITDYAQGQLGDIVFVEVPDAGTQVKKGGDAAVVESVKAASDVYAPVSGTVIEGNGALEGDPALVNSDPEGDGWFFKLTLSDPSELDGLMDEAAYKAYVNGL; this comes from the coding sequence ATGACCCGTTATTTTACCGATGAGCATGAATGGATCGATGTTGACGGCACGTCCGCGACAGTCGGGATCACCGATTATGCGCAAGGCCAGCTGGGCGATATCGTCTTTGTCGAAGTGCCTGACGCCGGAACTCAGGTGAAGAAGGGTGGCGATGCCGCAGTCGTGGAATCAGTGAAGGCAGCGTCCGATGTCTATGCGCCGGTTTCGGGCACGGTTATTGAAGGCAACGGTGCTCTCGAAGGAGATCCGGCGCTCGTCAATTCGGACCCCGAAGGTGATGGCTGGTTCTTCAAGCTCACCCTGTCCGACCCTTCGGAGCTTGATGGACTGATGGATGAAGCTGCCTACAAGGCGTATGTGAACGGTCTTTGA
- the gcvT gene encoding glycine cleavage system aminomethyltransferase GcvT — MSEDEAEILELPLGDWHRALGARMVPFAGYAMPIQYEGIMAEHLWTRESAGLFDVSHMGQLMLAGDGVEEALEALIPADVKGLSEGQMRYSLLLNDAGGILDDLMITKTPMGIYAVVNGAVKWDDIGHLREFLPDEITLNHMEDRALLALQGPKAIEALARVVPGVGRLFFMEAGSFLWGHEPLWISRSGYTGEDGFEISVPAEAVAALADALLAQPEVKPIGLGARDSLRLEAGLPLYGHDLDEATSPIAAGLGFAISKRRRTEGGFPGSEPILQTLKDGASTKRIGFMVDGRQPVREGAPIFSGSTQVGTVTSGGFAPSVQAPIAIGFVATAQSAPGTALEAEVRGKRIGLIVTRMPFVPHNYVRRGAVQ; from the coding sequence ATGAGCGAAGACGAAGCCGAAATCCTCGAATTGCCGCTCGGAGACTGGCACCGCGCACTCGGTGCGCGGATGGTTCCGTTTGCGGGCTATGCGATGCCGATCCAGTATGAAGGCATCATGGCCGAACATCTGTGGACGCGCGAAAGCGCGGGCCTGTTCGATGTGTCGCACATGGGGCAGTTGATGCTGGCGGGTGACGGCGTGGAAGAAGCGCTGGAAGCCCTGATTCCCGCAGACGTCAAAGGCCTGAGCGAGGGACAAATGCGCTATTCCCTGCTCCTCAACGATGCGGGCGGCATTCTTGATGACCTGATGATCACGAAGACGCCGATGGGCATCTATGCTGTCGTCAACGGGGCTGTGAAATGGGACGACATCGGACATTTGCGTGAGTTCCTGCCCGACGAGATCACGCTCAACCATATGGAAGACCGCGCGTTGCTGGCGCTTCAGGGCCCCAAGGCCATCGAGGCACTCGCGCGTGTCGTGCCCGGTGTCGGGAGACTCTTCTTCATGGAAGCGGGCAGCTTCCTTTGGGGCCACGAACCGCTTTGGATCAGCCGGTCTGGCTATACCGGAGAAGACGGATTCGAAATCTCCGTGCCCGCCGAAGCCGTTGCGGCGCTGGCCGATGCATTGCTTGCGCAACCCGAAGTCAAGCCGATCGGGCTCGGTGCCCGCGACTCCCTTCGCCTCGAAGCGGGTTTGCCGCTCTATGGGCACGATCTTGATGAAGCGACGAGCCCGATCGCCGCGGGCCTTGGTTTTGCCATATCGAAGCGCCGCCGCACCGAAGGCGGGTTCCCCGGCAGCGAGCCAATCCTGCAGACGCTGAAAGACGGAGCATCGACCAAGCGTATCGGCTTTATGGTCGACGGGCGGCAGCCGGTGCGCGAAGGCGCGCCGATCTTTTCGGGGTCCACTCAGGTCGGCACCGTCACGTCCGGCGGGTTTGCGCCAAGCGTGCAGGCCCCGATTGCCATCGGCTTTGTTGCGACCGCGCAATCAGCACCCGGGACCGCGCTGGAAGCCGAAGTCCGTGGCAAGCGGATTGGCTTGATCGTCACCAGAATGCCCTTCGTTCCCCATAATTACGTCCGCAGAGGAGCTGTCCAATGA